One genomic region from Pogona vitticeps strain Pit_001003342236 chromosome 12, PviZW2.1, whole genome shotgun sequence encodes:
- the LOC144584526 gene encoding uncharacterized protein LOC144584526, giving the protein MAFLQCLPFVTKRHLQQLHQTTESSNINALCQQLVQECPHLSMGLQRDLVPYFQSRQEELQRRAVEISGALLQSTPVTALHERTLQLLLTELAPLQGDASTTLQSAAEALQDHVHQKTAELQDNATRGSSTTQNSATWYRRLLGFRRH; this is encoded by the exons ATGGCCTTTTTGCAGTGTCTGCCCTTTGTGACCAAAAGACACCTTCAGCAGCTGCACCAGACCACCGAGAGCAGCAACATAAACGCTCTCTGCCAACAGCTA GTCCAAGAGTGCCCCCACCTGAGCATGGGCCTCCAGAGAGACCTTGTGCCCTACTTCCAGAGCAGGCAGGAAGAGCTCCAAAGGAGAGCTGTGGAGATCTCAG GAGCCCTCCTCCAGAGCACCCCAGTCACAGCGCTACACGAAAGAACGCTGCAGCTTCTTCTCACCG AACTCGCCCCATTGCAGGGGGACGCAAGCACAACCCTGCAATCAGCAGCGGAAGCTCTACAGGACCACGTCCATCAAAAGACGGCAGAGCTTCAGGACAACGCCACGCGTGGAAGCAGCACCACTCAGAATTCAGCCACATGGTACCGGCGGCTACTTGGTTTTCGCCGGCACTAA